A single genomic interval of Croceibacter atlanticus HTCC2559 harbors:
- a CDS encoding carboxypeptidase-like regulatory domain-containing protein, with protein sequence MKHFKFISFFLLFLLFQSCIFADDLNVEDNSRLQFVGRVMSDANNPIVGVSVIAKADSYVVGSTTTDANGFFDLISLDATGRTFNNTYGLEVVVNEFSLDNESFTEYTSVFIDSRDRFYDFETIELKTSAQLELNIQNTENTSDTFSWSLHYTNTQCNQFFVEGQIQEDESDCYSQTSVFRTLNENTPNFSRSYSVVLNTEAQFTYSVNGSDPITELIQINNPNTVYNVEY encoded by the coding sequence ATGAAACATTTTAAATTTATCTCTTTCTTCTTGCTATTCCTGCTTTTTCAGTCTTGTATTTTTGCTGATGATTTAAATGTAGAAGACAACTCTAGATTGCAGTTTGTTGGTCGTGTAATGTCTGATGCTAATAATCCTATTGTTGGGGTTTCTGTAATTGCTAAAGCAGACTCATATGTTGTAGGCTCTACAACTACAGATGCAAATGGTTTTTTCGATCTTATTTCTCTAGACGCTACTGGAAGAACTTTTAATAACACATATGGTTTGGAGGTTGTTGTAAATGAATTCTCTTTAGATAATGAGTCTTTTACTGAGTACACTTCTGTTTTTATTGATAGTAGAGATCGGTTTTACGATTTTGAAACTATTGAACTTAAGACAAGTGCTCAACTCGAATTAAATATTCAAAATACAGAGAATACTTCTGATACCTTTTCTTGGTCTTTGCACTATACAAATACACAGTGTAATCAATTTTTTGTAGAAGGCCAAATACAGGAAGATGAGTCGGACTGTTATTCGCAAACCTCCGTTTTTAGGACATTAAATGAAAATACACCAAATTTTAGCAGATCCTATTCTGTAGTTCTTAATACTGAAGCTCAATTTACATATAGTGTAAACGGTTCTGATCCTATAACAGAACTTATACAAATTAATAACCCAAACACTGTATACAATGTTGAGTATTAG